The Thermonema lapsum genome window below encodes:
- a CDS encoding choice-of-anchor D domain-containing protein — MNKPLGLILILTLIACTWSYAQLSLSNSVPAQTITFDATLSGVNNGQFSGSGFSPTPASGQLDSDAWAVKSNSTSLNFGGTATTGTFARGTSNGGVGTGGIYAFQTAPGDYCLGVQPTGSEFKPGSFTLRIQNTGSTPIIELSIAYEIKVYNDQSRVNSFNFAHSADDVTYTQVSALNYVSPGTEDEVPAWQTVMRSTTLSGLNIAPGAYYYLRWTVNDVSGSGNRDEFGLDDISVSALFFGPEIDVRGNGISIASGDATPSTADNTNFGAVEAGFGSKTLTFTIHNTGSMDLNLTGSPLVSISGPHASDFSVAALPSTTIAPGSSTSFQITFTPSASGTRSATISIANDDPDENPYTFAIQGTGSSYSTQSDIIADPAFTYPVNIPYINYQATDITAAGIGTNAIEIARFVIRDGGGSADNDNQPTILQSINFAVQGCASIRRMAIYDGNTEIAEITPSCNFANFSGLNLTAPDNGSKTFRVIVSFSTTVTDNQQIRLTVLSATAASNSSLFAAGNAGGAQTSIAGDNNRIEVVATALFFAQQPSNTGIEDVMTPYVQVRAQDVYGNVDLDYTGNITLNSTGSMSPAPQIVAANNGVAVFNNIVHTLPGTGLTLQATAAGLSAANSAAFNIYNQTILQPGDLMIVGYDNSISNAPTDRLSIVTLVDILPGTSFVLANAVYEIGDPANVRSGRWFDCNGTAGSNISTYRITYNGASTLSAGSVICMDLPNNGYATNFSINGASTSAFTVSSINGGCGNMPLYVNISTSNSDAIFLMQGTWVCHGSYYTFNGRVLSGIQAGGNWYSISDDLSNLPNGSAKRRSRIPPAIECFAIQSIGIPINYYGYYSGPTTGNQPDLIAAILDYATNWTQGNGTSNDDISSSVCGNIFTVTGPGTDGLWTGAYDSNWFNCRNWQTRRVPDETVDVTVSASAPHDLVISAAATYSDIYADTARCRNLNITSRAVRLEGAPANVLRVYGNITIGTGGRLDMNDGIAGTPDGTLLLAGNWNNQAGATAFDAGEGSVYWQGNAPQQLYSTAGSESFYKVYVDNPAGLLLNSTNLRVTQSMVFQNGVIHANQDRTSTTYSPRVEFADNALAVGAKDNSHVAGWVRKEGDDSFTFPVGDGGYYAPLSISAPGATTDHFTALYRHESPAPYYDINQKVPTLDHVSNCEFWMLERTAGTSAVEVTLSYEDTRSCGITPGKETDLRVAHWTGSQWFDEGGSVNTTSRTVTTASQVASFSPFTLASTSSFNPLPVEWVRFDAYREQSAAVLEWEVGKVEDLRMFAVEKSVGDALHFETMGHVEAKAGVSQYHWIDADLGAGAYYRIVAIAADGSTKYTPIRYVEGKAVAWAVYPNPLPRGVKLNIKGMPANAVVSLRLLNAYGQLMGEWRGFAQSVETSMQNVLNSLPAGTYILLLQEGMQQHSLKLIKE, encoded by the coding sequence ATGAACAAACCATTAGGCTTAATACTTATCCTCACACTGATTGCATGTACATGGAGTTATGCGCAGCTTTCGCTCAGCAACAGCGTACCGGCGCAGACGATTACCTTCGATGCTACGCTGAGTGGTGTAAATAATGGGCAATTTAGCGGCAGTGGTTTTAGTCCGACACCGGCTAGCGGGCAGCTTGATTCCGACGCTTGGGCAGTCAAATCAAATAGTACAAGCCTCAATTTTGGAGGCACTGCAACGACTGGAACCTTTGCCCGGGGCACAAGCAACGGTGGCGTAGGAACTGGTGGGATTTATGCCTTTCAAACTGCACCAGGCGATTATTGTTTGGGCGTGCAGCCCACAGGGAGTGAGTTTAAACCCGGTTCTTTTACCCTGCGCATTCAGAACACAGGTAGCACCCCTATCATAGAGTTGAGCATAGCCTATGAAATTAAAGTCTATAATGACCAATCGAGGGTAAATTCTTTCAATTTTGCACACTCGGCAGATGATGTAACTTACACACAAGTATCCGCTTTAAACTACGTCTCGCCGGGAACAGAAGATGAAGTGCCTGCATGGCAGACCGTCATGCGCAGCACCACCCTCAGCGGACTGAATATAGCACCGGGGGCTTATTATTACCTGCGCTGGACAGTGAATGATGTTAGCGGTTCTGGCAACCGCGACGAATTCGGCTTGGACGACATCAGTGTATCGGCGCTCTTCTTCGGACCAGAAATAGACGTACGTGGCAACGGCATCAGCATTGCCTCGGGTGATGCCACCCCCTCCACTGCCGACAATACCAATTTTGGTGCTGTGGAGGCTGGTTTTGGCAGCAAAACTCTCACCTTCACTATTCACAATACCGGTAGTATGGATTTGAATTTGACCGGCTCACCTTTGGTGAGTATTAGCGGACCTCATGCATCAGACTTTTCTGTGGCTGCGCTGCCTTCCACAACCATTGCGCCCGGCAGCAGCACCTCTTTTCAGATTACCTTTACGCCCTCGGCTTCGGGCACACGCAGCGCTACCATAAGCATTGCCAATGATGACCCCGATGAGAACCCTTATACGTTTGCCATACAGGGAACCGGCAGCAGTTATTCCACTCAATCCGACATCATTGCTGACCCTGCTTTTACTTATCCGGTCAACATTCCTTACATAAATTATCAGGCAACGGATATCACGGCGGCAGGCATCGGCACCAATGCCATTGAAATCGCGCGTTTCGTGATTCGTGATGGAGGGGGCAGCGCCGACAACGACAATCAACCTACCATCTTGCAGAGCATCAACTTCGCAGTGCAGGGCTGTGCATCTATTCGTCGTATGGCGATTTATGATGGCAATACCGAAATTGCCGAAATAACCCCCTCTTGTAATTTTGCTAATTTTAGCGGCTTGAATCTGACCGCTCCGGACAATGGCAGCAAGACTTTTCGTGTAATCGTGAGTTTTAGCACTACGGTAACCGATAACCAACAAATACGCTTGACGGTGCTTTCGGCAACGGCAGCGTCTAATTCCTCGCTCTTTGCTGCCGGGAATGCAGGGGGCGCTCAAACTTCTATTGCCGGCGACAACAACCGCATAGAGGTGGTGGCAACAGCATTGTTTTTTGCGCAGCAGCCTTCCAATACAGGCATCGAAGATGTGATGACGCCTTATGTGCAAGTGCGTGCCCAGGATGTGTATGGCAATGTGGACTTGGATTACACAGGCAACATTACGCTGAACTCTACGGGCAGCATGTCGCCCGCTCCTCAAATAGTAGCTGCAAACAATGGGGTGGCTGTTTTCAACAACATCGTGCATACACTGCCGGGTACGGGGCTTACATTGCAGGCAACAGCAGCGGGCTTGAGTGCCGCCAATAGTGCAGCCTTCAACATTTACAACCAAACCATACTGCAGCCCGGTGATTTGATGATTGTAGGCTACGATAATTCTATAAGCAACGCTCCAACTGACCGTCTATCTATAGTGACTTTGGTGGACATCCTACCCGGTACCTCTTTTGTACTTGCCAATGCCGTGTATGAAATAGGCGACCCTGCAAATGTGCGCTCGGGACGCTGGTTCGATTGCAACGGCACTGCCGGAAGCAATATCTCAACTTACCGTATTACCTATAATGGTGCTTCTACCTTGTCTGCTGGCTCAGTAATTTGTATGGATTTGCCGAATAATGGTTATGCGACAAACTTCAGCATCAACGGGGCTTCTACGAGTGCCTTTACAGTTTCTTCCATAAATGGAGGATGTGGCAATATGCCTCTTTATGTCAATATCTCTACTAGTAACTCCGACGCAATTTTCCTGATGCAAGGAACGTGGGTTTGTCATGGGAGTTATTATACCTTCAATGGGCGGGTGCTTTCGGGCATTCAGGCGGGAGGCAACTGGTACAGCATAAGCGACGACTTGAGTAACCTGCCCAATGGCAGTGCCAAGCGCCGATCGCGTATTCCGCCTGCTATTGAATGTTTTGCCATTCAAAGTATTGGCATTCCTATCAATTATTATGGCTATTATAGTGGACCTACCACCGGCAACCAGCCTGATTTGATAGCTGCCATCTTGGACTATGCGACCAACTGGACTCAAGGTAATGGCACTAGTAATGATGATATCTCTTCTTCCGTATGTGGAAATATTTTTACAGTAACCGGACCCGGCACCGACGGTTTGTGGACTGGTGCATATGACAGCAATTGGTTTAACTGTCGTAATTGGCAAACGCGGCGCGTACCGGATGAAACCGTAGATGTAACTGTGAGTGCTTCGGCACCCCATGATTTAGTTATCAGTGCTGCCGCTACTTATTCCGACATTTATGCCGATACAGCACGTTGCCGCAATTTGAACATCACTTCAAGGGCTGTACGTCTTGAGGGGGCGCCTGCCAACGTTTTGCGGGTATATGGAAACATAACGATTGGTACTGGGGGGCGCTTGGATATGAACGACGGTATTGCCGGCACTCCGGATGGCACTCTGTTACTTGCCGGCAATTGGAACAACCAAGCAGGGGCTACCGCTTTTGATGCAGGTGAGGGCAGTGTTTACTGGCAAGGCAATGCGCCACAGCAGCTATACAGCACAGCTGGTAGTGAAAGCTTCTATAAAGTGTATGTAGATAACCCTGCGGGCTTATTGCTCAATAGCACCAATTTGCGGGTAACACAATCGATGGTATTCCAAAATGGAGTGATTCATGCCAATCAGGACCGCACGTCCACTACTTATAGTCCTCGGGTAGAGTTTGCCGACAATGCACTGGCTGTTGGCGCCAAAGATAACAGCCACGTGGCAGGCTGGGTACGTAAAGAAGGCGACGACTCCTTCACTTTTCCCGTAGGAGATGGCGGCTACTATGCCCCCTTGAGTATATCTGCACCTGGAGCAACTACTGACCACTTCACCGCTCTGTATCGTCATGAATCGCCGGCACCTTATTATGACATCAATCAGAAAGTGCCTACATTGGACCACGTGAGCAATTGTGAGTTCTGGATGCTTGAACGTACGGCGGGGACTTCTGCCGTTGAGGTAACGCTTTCTTACGAAGATACACGCAGCTGTGGCATTACGCCGGGGAAAGAAACAGACTTGCGCGTAGCACACTGGACTGGCTCACAATGGTTCGATGAAGGAGGCAGTGTGAACACCACAAGTCGTACGGTAACTACCGCTTCGCAGGTGGCTTCTTTCAGCCCCTTCACCTTAGCCTCTACTTCCTCTTTCAATCCTTTGCCGGTTGAGTGGGTACGCTTCGATGCTTATCGCGAGCAAAGTGCAGCTGTATTGGAGTGGGAAGTGGGTAAAGTAGAAGACCTGCGCATGTTTGCTGTCGAGAAATCGGTAGGCGATGCCCTGCATTTTGAAACGATGGGGCATGTGGAGGCTAAAGCAGGGGTGTCGCAGTATCATTGGATAGATGCCGATTTGGGTGCAGGCGCTTATTACCGCATAGTGGCTATTGCCGCCGACGGCAGCACCAAATACACTCCCATACGCTACGTGGAAGGCAAGGCTGTGGCTTGGGCTGTATATCCCAACCCTCTGCCACGGGGTGTTAAGCTGAATATAAAAGGCATGCCTGCCAACGCCGTTGTCTCTTTGCGCTTACTAAACGCTTACGGACAGCTGATGGGTGAGTGGCGAGGTTTTGCCCAAAGTGTGGAAACAAGCATGCAAAATGTTTTAAATTCGTTGCCTGCTGGCACTTACATTTTGCTGCTGCAAGAAGGAATGCAGCAACATAGCCTAAAACTAATCAAAGAATAA
- a CDS encoding trypsin-like peptidase domain-containing protein, which translates to MKKVIGNIAIALLAGMGGSFLYTHYFFTPAQNLVESNTATNPTQTVVYQARYDSNGQSSLPLKDDAFVQASALATPSVVYIKTYYEGRQAVDYWDWFFGYGGQSNIELSSGSGIIVSPDGYILTNNHVIDDAQRIEVIHGKNSYVARLVGTDASTDLAVLKVEAQNLPAIRWGRSSEVQIGEWVLAVGNPFNLTSTVTAGIVSAKGRRLHLNKGQFPIESFIQTDAPINPGNSGGALVNLRGELIGVNTAILSKHGSYVGYGFAVPSDIAKRVYEDLRRYGIVQKAVLGVEAEEITPELVKKLNLKHTEGAAVVDVWKGTPAESIGLEVGDIITQINDTPIRSLADYEETINLLSPGDQVKLYFRRGNQRYEKSTQLVNIDGKPTVYKPYVYQSTKLKAVFEAIPSLERKRYGIPNGVKIKELQGGLFYHLGLKEGTIIVRINNIEIEKPEEVEKVIERVAGGIVMDIITPEGVPYRVQFRY; encoded by the coding sequence ATGAAAAAAGTCATTGGAAATATCGCCATTGCGTTGCTTGCCGGCATGGGCGGCAGCTTCCTTTATACTCATTATTTTTTCACCCCTGCACAAAACTTGGTGGAAAGTAATACAGCAACCAACCCCACACAGACGGTTGTTTACCAAGCACGCTACGACAGCAACGGACAAAGCAGCCTGCCGCTCAAAGACGATGCTTTCGTGCAAGCTTCGGCTCTGGCTACTCCGTCGGTTGTTTATATCAAAACCTACTACGAAGGACGGCAAGCGGTCGATTATTGGGATTGGTTTTTCGGTTATGGCGGGCAAAGCAACATAGAGCTGAGCTCGGGCTCGGGCATCATCGTTTCGCCCGATGGCTATATTCTGACCAACAACCATGTAATAGACGATGCGCAACGCATTGAAGTCATCCATGGCAAAAATAGTTACGTAGCACGTCTGGTGGGCACCGACGCCTCTACCGACTTGGCAGTATTGAAAGTAGAAGCCCAAAACCTACCGGCTATTCGCTGGGGGCGCTCCTCCGAAGTACAAATAGGCGAATGGGTACTTGCCGTGGGCAACCCTTTCAATTTGACCTCTACGGTTACTGCGGGCATTGTCAGTGCCAAAGGGCGGCGTTTACACCTCAACAAAGGGCAATTCCCTATTGAATCGTTCATACAAACAGATGCTCCCATCAACCCGGGCAACAGTGGGGGCGCTTTGGTAAATCTGCGTGGTGAGCTCATCGGGGTCAATACTGCCATCTTGTCGAAACACGGCTCTTATGTGGGTTATGGTTTTGCAGTCCCTTCCGATATTGCCAAACGAGTGTATGAAGACCTGCGGCGCTACGGCATCGTACAAAAGGCAGTATTGGGCGTAGAGGCTGAAGAAATCACCCCCGAGCTGGTAAAGAAACTGAATTTAAAGCATACCGAAGGAGCAGCAGTGGTAGATGTATGGAAAGGCACTCCCGCTGAAAGTATAGGCTTGGAAGTAGGCGACATCATCACGCAAATAAACGATACCCCCATTCGTAGCTTGGCAGACTACGAAGAGACCATCAACCTGCTGTCGCCGGGCGACCAAGTGAAACTGTATTTCCGCCGCGGTAACCAACGCTATGAGAAAAGCACCCAGTTGGTCAATATAGACGGCAAGCCTACGGTTTACAAACCTTATGTTTATCAATCCACCAAACTGAAAGCAGTTTTTGAAGCTATCCCCTCTCTTGAAAGAAAACGTTACGGTATTCCCAACGGCGTGAAGATTAAAGAACTTCAAGGAGGTCTATTCTACCATTTGGGACTAAAAGAAGGTACCATCATTGTGCGCATCAACAACATAGAAATAGAAAAGCCCGAAGAAGTAGAAAAGGTAATTGAGCGCGTTGCTGGCGGCATTGTCATGGACATCATCACTCCAGAAGGCGTGCCCTATCGCGTACAATTCCGCTATTGA
- a CDS encoding DUF350 domain-containing protein: MNQQLVFVALYETTLSLLFGLLTLYWALKIVDKLILKQDSLRSIQEGNLALAIFKGALVLSIFLMTQNSIEPSVQALKVMVLSSNKLKAGMLLIAFAYFIVFYLVSLVGSLLLILISLNVYVTATKDIEELQEIKNKNVAVSVLLSFVIVGITIFIRPAFDNLITSFVDFSGLTRYEQPESNRTAPTPRIRP, from the coding sequence ATGAACCAGCAACTTGTATTCGTCGCTCTTTACGAAACGACTCTATCTCTTCTCTTTGGCTTGCTTACGCTCTACTGGGCGCTTAAGATTGTGGACAAACTCATTTTAAAACAAGACTCTTTGCGCAGCATTCAAGAGGGCAACTTGGCGTTAGCCATCTTCAAAGGGGCGTTAGTATTGTCTATTTTCCTTATGACACAAAATAGCATAGAACCTTCGGTACAAGCACTAAAAGTAATGGTACTAAGCAGCAACAAGCTCAAAGCTGGCATGTTGCTCATTGCCTTTGCCTATTTCATTGTGTTTTATTTAGTGTCGCTGGTCGGCTCGCTCTTGCTCATACTCATCAGTCTGAACGTGTATGTTACAGCTACGAAAGACATTGAAGAGCTGCAAGAAATAAAGAATAAAAATGTGGCAGTATCGGTGCTGCTGTCCTTTGTCATTGTGGGCATTACCATATTCATCCGCCCTGCCTTCGACAACCTCATTACCAGCTTTGTCGATTTCAGCGGGCTCACCCGCTACGAGCAGCCAGAGAGCAACCGCACAGCCCCTACCCCTCGTATCCGTCCATGA
- a CDS encoding DUF1573 domain-containing protein yields MSSILLLLLCAPLLWAQGKFEFNKEIHDFGNIDEGTVATYEFVFTNVGNQPIILQSVSASCGCTTPYYTKEPVLPGNKGVIKVAYNSLGRPGAFTKSITIHSNASEPIKTLLIKGYVHPKTQAKTNPDAPDLQFDKTVWQAGSLQAGQSVKGSFILRNNGKKTLEIYRVSTSCSCIDYTLAKKTIEPGETTAIEFVYTPKKTGKQVQDYIQLQTNDGKQPFHSLLIMAEVVGDTPLKENKSNPLGF; encoded by the coding sequence TTGTCATCAATACTGCTTTTGCTTTTGTGTGCACCTTTGTTATGGGCACAGGGCAAATTCGAATTCAATAAAGAAATTCACGATTTCGGAAACATAGACGAAGGTACCGTGGCTACTTACGAGTTTGTGTTTACGAACGTAGGCAACCAGCCCATCATTTTGCAGAGCGTATCGGCTTCGTGTGGTTGCACCACGCCTTACTATACCAAAGAGCCAGTATTGCCTGGCAACAAAGGAGTTATCAAGGTAGCTTACAACAGCTTGGGGCGCCCCGGTGCTTTTACCAAGAGCATCACCATCCACAGCAACGCCAGCGAGCCTATCAAAACGCTGCTTATCAAAGGCTATGTGCACCCCAAAACACAAGCCAAAACCAATCCCGATGCCCCAGATTTGCAATTCGACAAAACCGTGTGGCAGGCAGGTAGCCTGCAGGCAGGACAGTCGGTAAAGGGCAGTTTTATCTTACGAAACAATGGAAAGAAAACCTTGGAAATATACCGAGTAAGTACTTCGTGCTCCTGTATTGATTACACCTTAGCTAAAAAGACGATAGAGCCGGGAGAAACAACCGCCATTGAGTTTGTTTACACACCTAAAAAGACTGGTAAACAGGTACAAGATTATATTCAGTTGCAAACCAACGACGGCAAGCAGCCCTTTCATTCCTTGTTAATCATGGCTGAGGTGGTGGGCGATACTCCGCTTAAAGAAAATAAAAGCAACCCATTGGGTTTTTAG
- a CDS encoding 3-phosphoshikimate 1-carboxyvinyltransferase: MKSVIVNKPEQKEIRVDINLPASKSLSNRLLLIEALAQKQKKQSGYTFHNLSTANDTLVMQRLLQEAKEGAILDVEDAGTVMRFMTAYCAVNNLSVILTGTYRMQERPIGDLVDALNQLGAQIEYMKRPGYPPIKIRGFVQRYPKVTLSSGVSSQFLSALLMVAPTLPHGLEIHIEGFLRSRSYVEMTLRLMEYFGVKTEWKGDVIKVEPQEYALRDYTVEPDWSAAGYWYSIAALAPFAHITLNGLTDNSWQGDRRLVELMRPMGVYTTFTPQGAVLTKTDELGELEIDFIDNPDLAQTFVVLAAAKGIELEAYGLESLRVKETDRIRALQNELMSLGYWLDEKHNGEWKLVKVSKRNAGTMPVFDTYKDHRMAMAFAPLALKLGKVKINDPEVVKKSYPHFWEDLQKAGFKLEFTNQ, encoded by the coding sequence ATGAAAAGTGTCATTGTAAACAAACCTGAACAAAAAGAAATACGTGTAGATATAAACCTACCCGCCTCGAAAAGCCTGAGCAACCGCTTGCTGCTGATAGAGGCATTGGCTCAGAAGCAGAAAAAACAAAGCGGCTACACTTTTCATAACCTTTCCACTGCCAACGATACCTTAGTAATGCAGCGCTTGCTGCAAGAAGCCAAAGAGGGGGCTATTTTGGATGTGGAAGATGCCGGCACTGTCATGCGCTTCATGACTGCCTACTGCGCTGTCAATAATTTGTCGGTGATTTTGACGGGTACTTACCGTATGCAAGAGCGTCCTATTGGGGACTTGGTCGATGCCCTTAACCAATTGGGGGCACAAATAGAGTACATGAAGCGCCCAGGATATCCACCTATCAAAATAAGGGGGTTCGTGCAACGTTACCCAAAGGTTACGCTGTCGTCTGGGGTGAGCAGTCAATTCCTGTCGGCTTTGTTGATGGTAGCACCTACCTTGCCACATGGTTTGGAAATCCATATTGAGGGTTTTCTGCGCTCGCGCTCTTATGTAGAGATGACCCTGCGTTTGATGGAATATTTTGGAGTAAAGACCGAATGGAAAGGCGATGTCATTAAAGTAGAGCCACAGGAGTATGCCCTGCGTGATTATACTGTAGAACCCGACTGGTCGGCAGCCGGTTATTGGTATAGCATTGCCGCTTTGGCACCTTTTGCTCATATCACTTTGAACGGGCTTACCGATAACTCATGGCAAGGCGACAGACGATTGGTTGAGCTGATGCGTCCTATGGGCGTATATACTACCTTTACCCCACAAGGGGCAGTACTAACCAAAACCGATGAGTTAGGTGAGCTGGAAATAGATTTTATCGACAATCCAGATTTGGCACAAACCTTCGTTGTTTTGGCTGCTGCCAAAGGCATTGAATTGGAAGCCTATGGTTTGGAGTCGTTGAGAGTGAAAGAGACCGACCGCATCCGTGCCTTGCAAAACGAATTGATGTCTCTGGGCTATTGGCTCGATGAAAAACACAACGGAGAGTGGAAATTGGTCAAGGTATCGAAGCGGAACGCTGGCACAATGCCTGTCTTTGATACCTACAAGGACCACCGTATGGCTATGGCTTTTGCACCGCTGGCATTGAAGCTGGGTAAAGTGAAAATCAACGACCCCGAAGTAGTGAAAAAATCTTATCCCCACTTTTGGGAGGACCTGCAAAAAGCAGGCTTTAAATTGGAATTTACGAACCAATAA
- a CDS encoding endonuclease MutS2 → MIYPHTIEQKLGFDKLRNRLEELCSSELGREWVGNMRFSNNFRLVERLTRQTAEMVEILKYEVSFPVQTYVDLRSPLRHLKIEGAFLTEEELFDFKKTFGSLLEVLRFFDKTAPDQYTELKSLFEQLHLDDYVIRRIERILNEQGKLQDHASPQLAEIRKELLNLRQKLRKEAERVFQRAQSLGYTPDDSQPTLRNGRIVIPVRVENKRQLKGFIQDESNTGQTVYIEPAELVEINNDIRELELEEKREIIRILSEVSAQIREQLPAFLQGLEVIAKLDFVMAKAKLAIEMGATAPNFVDRPQLDWQEAVHPLLWYAHRENNKPVVPLSIRLDEAQRIMVISGPNAGGKSIALQTVGLLQYMWQCGLLIPLGEHSTVGFFEDIFIDIGDEQSIENDLSTYSSHLSNMRFFLQHARERTLFLIDEFGAGTEPQLGGAIAEAILEALYERGAYGVLNTHYGNLKRLADRMPGMVNAAMRFDLDKLEPLYQLVVGQAGSSYAFEIARKIGLPKSVLQRAKEKLGDDAFTYDKLLKELAEERKRYEQLYRQTEEEMRRLKQQQQAYEKKMAELQEKRNEFIRQAKKEAKQLLEGVNRKIEQAVREIREHQAEQNRTKQIRQEIEQLKENFKEVEELPTNTTEDYEVIGGEIQVGDWVRLKDAPETIGEVVEITGKDARILIGQLTSEVKLNRLERISRRQAKQQMKHTKGGVRYEEALHEKFKNFSHQIDLRGMRGEEAIQQLSRWLDEAILVGAKELRIVHGKGDGILRKLVREELRRYPQVLSFGDEHIERGGDGVTIVKMA, encoded by the coding sequence ATGATTTATCCGCACACGATTGAGCAAAAGCTTGGGTTTGATAAACTGAGAAACCGTTTAGAAGAGCTGTGTAGTAGTGAGTTGGGGCGGGAATGGGTAGGTAATATGCGCTTCTCGAATAATTTTCGTTTGGTAGAACGCCTGACCCGCCAAACTGCCGAAATGGTCGAAATACTCAAGTACGAAGTCAGTTTCCCGGTGCAGACCTATGTGGACTTGCGCAGCCCTTTGCGGCATCTGAAAATAGAAGGGGCATTCCTGACGGAGGAAGAACTCTTTGACTTCAAAAAAACTTTTGGCTCTTTGTTGGAAGTGCTGCGCTTCTTTGACAAAACAGCGCCCGACCAATACACCGAACTAAAAAGTCTTTTTGAGCAACTGCATTTAGATGATTATGTGATACGGCGCATAGAACGCATCCTTAACGAGCAAGGTAAGCTGCAGGACCATGCCTCGCCACAGTTGGCAGAAATACGTAAAGAGCTATTGAACTTGCGGCAAAAACTGCGTAAGGAAGCGGAACGAGTCTTTCAGCGGGCTCAAAGCCTTGGATACACCCCCGACGATTCACAACCTACCCTACGCAACGGGCGCATTGTCATTCCCGTGCGGGTAGAGAACAAACGGCAGTTGAAAGGCTTCATTCAAGACGAATCGAATACTGGACAAACTGTCTATATAGAGCCGGCAGAACTGGTAGAAATCAATAATGACATACGCGAGCTGGAGCTTGAAGAAAAGCGGGAAATCATCCGCATTCTGTCAGAAGTGAGCGCTCAAATTAGAGAGCAGTTGCCTGCTTTTCTGCAAGGGCTTGAAGTCATTGCCAAGCTTGACTTCGTGATGGCAAAAGCTAAATTGGCAATAGAGATGGGAGCCACAGCGCCCAACTTCGTTGACCGCCCGCAGCTGGATTGGCAGGAGGCAGTGCATCCGTTGCTTTGGTATGCCCACCGCGAAAACAATAAGCCGGTGGTGCCTTTGTCCATTCGCCTCGATGAAGCGCAGCGCATCATGGTGATATCGGGTCCCAACGCAGGGGGTAAGTCTATAGCTCTGCAGACGGTTGGTCTCTTGCAGTATATGTGGCAATGTGGTTTGCTCATCCCGCTCGGTGAGCATTCTACGGTAGGTTTTTTCGAAGATATTTTTATTGACATAGGCGACGAGCAGTCCATTGAAAACGACCTGAGCACTTACAGCTCGCATCTGAGCAATATGCGCTTTTTCTTGCAGCATGCACGTGAGCGCACCCTGTTTCTTATCGATGAATTTGGGGCGGGCACCGAACCCCAATTGGGAGGCGCCATCGCTGAGGCTATTCTTGAAGCCTTGTATGAGCGGGGCGCATATGGAGTGCTGAATACCCACTATGGCAACCTTAAGCGCTTGGCAGACCGCATGCCCGGTATGGTGAATGCGGCTATGCGTTTTGACTTGGATAAACTCGAGCCCCTCTATCAACTGGTGGTTGGGCAGGCAGGTAGCTCTTATGCCTTCGAAATTGCCCGTAAAATAGGACTGCCCAAAAGTGTATTGCAGCGCGCCAAAGAAAAATTGGGCGATGATGCTTTTACTTACGACAAATTGCTCAAAGAGCTGGCTGAAGAGCGCAAGCGCTACGAGCAGTTGTATCGACAGACGGAAGAGGAAATGCGCCGCTTAAAGCAGCAACAACAAGCATATGAGAAGAAAATGGCAGAGCTGCAGGAAAAACGCAATGAATTCATTCGGCAGGCAAAAAAAGAAGCCAAGCAGTTGCTTGAGGGCGTAAATCGGAAGATAGAGCAGGCAGTACGGGAAATACGCGAACACCAAGCCGAGCAAAACAGAACAAAACAAATACGCCAAGAAATAGAACAGCTCAAAGAAAACTTCAAGGAGGTGGAAGAGCTGCCAACCAACACCACCGAAGACTATGAAGTCATAGGCGGCGAGATTCAAGTGGGTGACTGGGTACGTCTGAAAGATGCCCCCGAAACCATTGGTGAAGTGGTGGAAATCACCGGAAAAGATGCGCGCATCCTCATTGGGCAGCTCACCTCTGAGGTGAAACTCAATCGTTTGGAGCGCATTAGCCGCCGCCAAGCCAAACAGCAAATGAAGCACACCAAAGGGGGCGTACGCTATGAGGAGGCGCTGCATGAGAAATTCAAAAACTTTTCTCATCAGATAGACCTGCGAGGCATGCGGGGCGAAGAAGCCATTCAGCAACTGAGCAGGTGGCTGGATGAAGCCATCTTGGTGGGTGCCAAAGAGCTGCGCATTGTGCATGGCAAGGGCGATGGCATCTTGCGCAAACTGGTGCGCGAGGAGCTGCGCCGCTATCCGCAAGTGCTTTCTTTTGGCGATGAACACATAGAACGTGGTGGCGATGGGGTCACCATCGTGAAAATGGCATAA